Proteins from a genomic interval of Methanofollis formosanus:
- a CDS encoding DUF99 family protein — protein MHVAKKGLRALGIAESFRGRERSTLAGVVMRRDGIIDGFGFGEVAVGGMDATDAVIALFKGFEREDVNLIMLSGCVIAWYNIIDPDKVWQETGVPVVVVTYEDSEGLEEEIRAHFPGDERRLKAYHRLGARTARLLRTGHTVYLRAAGIDVHEAGTLVDAFTLEGKIPEPLRTARLAARAAMRYGCRENFVLEKSS, from the coding sequence ATGCATGTGGCGAAGAAGGGGTTGCGGGCCCTGGGGATCGCCGAGAGTTTCAGGGGGCGGGAGCGCTCCACGCTGGCCGGCGTGGTGATGCGCAGAGACGGGATCATCGACGGATTCGGGTTCGGCGAGGTGGCGGTCGGCGGCATGGACGCCACCGATGCGGTCATCGCGCTCTTCAAGGGCTTCGAGAGGGAAGACGTCAACCTCATCATGCTGAGCGGGTGCGTCATCGCCTGGTACAATATCATCGATCCCGACAAGGTCTGGCAGGAGACCGGCGTGCCGGTCGTCGTCGTCACCTACGAGGATTCAGAAGGGCTCGAAGAGGAGATCCGCGCGCATTTTCCCGGTGACGAGAGACGCCTGAAGGCGTACCACCGTCTGGGAGCGCGCACCGCACGCCTCCTCCGCACCGGCCACACCGTCTACCTGCGGGCGGCGGGGATCGACGTGCATGAAGCCGGGACGCTGGTCGACGCCTTCACGCTGGAGGGAAAGATCCCCGAACCCCTCAGGACCGCCAGACTCGCCGCACGCGCGGCTATGCGATACGGATGTCGGGAAAATTTTGTTCTGGAGAAATCCTCGTGA
- a CDS encoding endonuclease III domain-containing protein, with protein sequence MHELKERYGAISWWEAPPEEVLIGAVLTQQTRWEQVERAIANLKEAGCCSVTGIVRAERETVETAVRPTGFYRVKTERLKALCRRVEGLGGIEALAAMPTARVREELLAVRGVGEETADSILCYAFGRPAFVIDAYTRRVCRCLGVTVSDPELRRIFERALPADGEAYARAHAWIVEYAKEFCRTENRCERCRIRNLSE encoded by the coding sequence TTGCATGAGCTCAAAGAGCGGTACGGTGCGATCTCCTGGTGGGAGGCGCCGCCCGAGGAGGTGCTCATCGGCGCCGTCCTCACCCAGCAGACGCGCTGGGAGCAGGTGGAGCGGGCCATCGCCAACCTGAAGGAGGCCGGGTGCTGCTCGGTCACGGGGATCGTCAGGGCGGAGCGCGAGACCGTCGAGACGGCGGTGCGGCCGACCGGGTTTTACCGGGTGAAGACCGAACGCCTCAAGGCGCTCTGCAGACGGGTGGAGGGACTCGGCGGGATCGAGGCCCTCGCCGCCATGCCGACGGCAAGGGTGCGCGAGGAACTCCTGGCGGTCCGCGGCGTCGGCGAGGAGACCGCGGACAGCATTCTCTGCTATGCCTTCGGCCGACCGGCCTTTGTGATCGACGCCTACACCAGACGGGTCTGCCGGTGTCTGGGTGTTACGGTGAGCGACCCCGAACTGCGACGGATCTTTGAGCGGGCGCTACCCGCAGACGGAGAGGCGTACGCACGGGCGCACGCCTGGATCGTCGAGTATGCAAAGGAGTTCTGCAGGACAGAGAACAGGTGTGAACGATGCCGGATCAGGAATTTGTCAGAATAG
- a CDS encoding aldolase, translating to MPDQEFVRIGKRLFSEGLVGGNFGNISLRTAEGFYITRTGAYLDVPGAPVLVPFDGPAPAGASSEYRVHQAIYRRIEHRAIVHAHPAHAVAASVVLSTIVPVDSEGEMLCPEIPVVGGAPGTEELAENVAEALEKRPLVIARGHGTFAAAADLDRAYLLTSLAEHSCRVLAYSGFFGGCNR from the coding sequence ATGCCGGATCAGGAATTTGTCAGAATAGGAAAGAGGCTCTTCTCTGAGGGGCTTGTCGGAGGAAATTTCGGGAACATCAGCCTGCGGACCGCGGAAGGGTTCTATATCACGCGGACCGGGGCGTACCTCGACGTGCCGGGCGCGCCCGTCCTGGTCCCGTTCGACGGTCCGGCACCCGCCGGGGCGTCCAGCGAGTACCGGGTCCACCAGGCGATCTACCGGCGGATCGAGCACCGGGCGATCGTCCATGCCCACCCGGCCCACGCGGTCGCGGCCTCGGTCGTCCTCTCTACAATTGTACCGGTGGACAGCGAGGGCGAGATGCTCTGCCCTGAGATCCCGGTCGTCGGCGGAGCGCCGGGGACGGAAGAACTCGCGGAGAACGTGGCGGAGGCCCTGGAGAAAAGACCGCTTGTCATCGCCAGGGGCCACGGCACCTTTGCGGCCGCCGCCGACCTCGACCGGGCCTACCTCCTCACCTCGCTTGCCGAGCACTCGTGCCGGGTGCTCGCCTACTCGGGTTTCTTCGGCGGCTGCAACCGCTGA
- a CDS encoding thioredoxin family protein — protein sequence MPRLVLIDFYSAWCEPCREQTAAVDEVAGRLGEAVEVRKVDVAERRDLVSAYRLTTVPTIVIEMDGKVVKRLERPADAETLESLLNSLTDDHETRGRDYEQTSAD from the coding sequence ATGCCACGGCTTGTGCTCATCGACTTCTACTCGGCGTGGTGCGAACCCTGCAGGGAGCAGACGGCAGCGGTGGATGAGGTGGCCGGACGCCTGGGCGAGGCGGTCGAGGTGCGCAAGGTCGATGTCGCCGAACGCCGGGACCTGGTCTCGGCCTACCGCCTCACGACCGTGCCGACCATCGTCATCGAGATGGACGGAAAAGTCGTCAAAAGGCTTGAACGACCCGCCGACGCGGAGACGCTCGAAAGTCTTTTAAATTCCCTGACCGATGATCATGAAACGCGAGGGAGAGATTATGAGCAGACCAGTGCTGACTGA
- the trxA gene encoding thioredoxin encodes MSRPVLTDFFATWCGPCKMQTPILEELKEKLGEQVEIRKVDVDQNMEAAMKYGIRVVPTLIIEKDGEVKEKLEGVTRADALEQLLKPLIEEE; translated from the coding sequence ATGAGCAGACCAGTGCTGACTGACTTTTTTGCGACATGGTGTGGCCCCTGCAAGATGCAGACGCCCATTCTTGAAGAACTCAAGGAAAAGCTCGGCGAACAGGTCGAGATCAGGAAGGTCGACGTCGACCAGAACATGGAAGCCGCAATGAAGTACGGGATCCGGGTTGTCCCGACGCTGATCATCGAGAAAGACGGCGAAGTCAAAGAGAAACTGGAAGGTGTGACCAGGGCCGACGCCCTGGAGCAGCTCCTCAAGCCTCTGATCGAGGAAGAATAA
- the aglJ gene encoding S-layer glycoprotein N-glycosyltransferase AglJ: MEIERDQVCILIPTLNEAPTIAGLIHAFHSLGYPHVMVMDGNSTDGTQDLAREAGAAVHVQTGKGKGNAVIEAADLIDLPYALMLDGDGTYRPEDAEKMLEPLFTGYDHVIGDRLAYPDSGAFTGLNLFGNKVINFFFKIAHGHDLHDILSGYRAFTLPSLREMNLQEAGFEIETEMAVQSVKCDHRVAVVPVRYLPRPGTPTKLNPLQDGFRITSAIYRLAKVNNPLFYFGLIGIGISTVGGVLALYVLFEWLNGIEHLPLTVLTVLLIVVGFEIFMFGVISDMLLSFHREVMREIQRLQPPKKPE; encoded by the coding sequence ATGGAGATCGAGAGAGACCAGGTGTGCATCCTGATTCCGACACTGAACGAAGCCCCCACTATTGCAGGACTGATCCACGCCTTTCATTCCCTGGGCTACCCCCACGTCATGGTCATGGACGGCAACAGCACCGACGGCACGCAGGACCTGGCCAGAGAGGCCGGCGCCGCCGTCCATGTCCAGACCGGGAAAGGCAAGGGCAATGCGGTCATCGAGGCCGCCGACCTCATCGATCTCCCCTATGCCCTGATGCTCGACGGCGACGGGACCTATCGGCCCGAAGACGCGGAAAAAATGCTTGAACCCCTCTTCACGGGCTACGACCATGTGATCGGGGACCGCCTGGCCTACCCTGATTCAGGTGCCTTCACCGGTCTGAACCTCTTTGGCAACAAGGTCATCAACTTCTTCTTCAAAATCGCCCACGGCCACGACCTCCACGACATCCTCTCCGGCTACCGGGCCTTCACGCTTCCATCGCTGCGGGAGATGAACCTCCAGGAGGCGGGCTTTGAGATCGAGACCGAGATGGCCGTCCAGTCGGTCAAGTGCGACCACCGGGTCGCGGTTGTCCCGGTCAGATATCTTCCGCGGCCGGGCACGCCCACCAAACTCAACCCCCTGCAGGACGGGTTCAGGATCACCTCGGCCATCTACCGGCTTGCAAAAGTGAACAACCCGCTCTTCTACTTCGGGCTGATCGGCATCGGGATCTCGACGGTCGGCGGGGTGCTCGCCCTGTACGTCCTCTTCGAGTGGCTCAACGGTATCGAGCACCTCCCGCTGACCGTGCTCACCGTCCTCCTCATCGTGGTCGGCTTCGAGATCTTCATGTTCGGGGTGATCAGCGACATGCTCCTCTCCTTCCACCGCGAGGTGATGAGGGAGATTCAGCGGTTGCAGCCGCCGAAGAAACCCGAGTAG